In Arachis hypogaea cultivar Tifrunner chromosome 17, arahy.Tifrunner.gnm2.J5K5, whole genome shotgun sequence, a single window of DNA contains:
- the LOC112764316 gene encoding uncharacterized protein, whose product MASTLLSLHSFFPIHRRREEIGKLSAFRTSFGGQVLCNPSFCGTQIAINNHGNRLVVNSLLGRRVKSRTRETVVPEPDYRIPIVLLGVAGGLAYTENLVPAVPVGLLGLLLLVQATRVRFVFGDEALEVRIGDQLEESGENAFVGGKNRWKYSTFVNWEFWWPNFPILVYFKETQTKPERQIHFFPIIFNGKQLYDVMVERAGPSKSSGPKES is encoded by the exons ATGGCGAGCACTCTGTTGTCTCTACACAGCTTTTTTCCGATCCATA GGAGGAGGGAAGAGATTGGAAAGTTGAGTGCTTTCAGGACTTCATTTGGCGGACAAGTTTTGTGTAATCCAAGTTTCTGTGGGACACAAATAGCTATTAACAACCATGGAAACCGTTTAGTTGTTAACTCACTG CTTGGAAGGAGGGTGAAGAGTAGGACCAGAGAAACAGTGGTTCCAGAACCAGATTATAGGATTCCAATTGTGCTACTTG GAGTTGCTGGTGGGTTGGCCTATACAGAGAATTTGGTACCTGCAGTTCCTGTTGGCCTTCTTGGATTGCTTCTCTTGGTTCAG GCCACTAGAGTGAGATTCGTCTTTGGTGATGAGGCTCTG GAAGTAAGGATAGGTGACCAGCTTGAGGAATCAGGAGAAAATGCATTTGTGGGAGGAAAAAACCGCTGGAA GTACTCAACATTTGTTAATTGGGAATTCTGGTGGCCTAACTTCCCTATTTTAGTCTACTTCAAGGAGACACAAACAAAGCCTGAGCGACAAATTCATTTCTTCCCAATAATCTTT AATGGGAAGCAGCTTTATGATGTTATGGTGGAAAGAGCAGGACCTTCAAAAAGTAGTGGTCCAAAAGAATCCTAA
- the LOC112764313 gene encoding uncharacterized protein, whose amino-acid sequence MPNAWKRDKPTRLLSPKFLFLLFSSTLILIFIFLSSSRPSSPNPNPNYFALNNRLSFHAISPFDCFNSPQAHPVIASTVEGVRYPFLFSLSDFGTLPDKPHKNIVRILKGKPFRKPDISVTVQDILEKANTEGRDGFFVDVGANVGMATFAASAMGFPVLAFEPIFENLQKICEGIFFNRVTNLVTLFEAAASDRLGNVTVHKLVGRLDNSAISATGAKLAFKSNEEVAIQVRTVPLDEVIPESERVLLLKIDVQGWEYHVLKGATKLLSRKGSQAPYLIYEEDERLLEASNSTSKEIRDFLSSVGYNDCTKHGTDAHCTKKDVR is encoded by the exons ATGCCAAATGCCTGGAAAAGAGACAAACCCACGAGGCTACTCTCCCCAAAGTTCCTCTTTTTACTCTTCTCCTCCACACTCATCCTCATCTTCATCTTCCTCTCCTCTTCTCGCCCCTCCagccctaaccctaaccctaactacTTCGCCCTCAACAATCGCCTCTCGTTTCATGCAATCTCCCCCTTTGACTGCTTCAATTCCCCACAGGCCCACCCTGTTATCGCTAGCACCGTCGAAGGGGTTCGCTACCCATTCCTCTTCTCACTCTCCGATTTTGGAACCCTTCCCGATAAGCCCCACAAGAACATCGTCAGGATCCTCAAAGGTAAGCCCTTTCGGAAGCCCGACATATCCGTGACGGTTCAGGACATTCTGGAGAAGGCCAATACCGAAGGGAGAGATGGCTTTTTCGTCGACGTGGGTGCCAATGTCGGCATGGCCACCTTCGCCGCTTCGGCTATGGGCTTCCCGGTCTTGGCCTTTGAGCCCATCTTTGAGAACTTGCAGAAGATCTGTGAAGGGATTTTCTTCAACAGGGTGACCAATTTGGTTACGTTGTTTGAGGCTGCCGCTTCTGATCGGCTTGGTAACGTTACGGTTCACAAG TTGGTTGGTAGGCTGGACAACAGTGCTATCTCTGCCACAGGTGCAAAGTTGGCATTCAAGTCTAATGAAGAGGTTGCAATTCAAGTAAGGACTGTTCCTCTTGATGAAGTGATTCCGGAATCGGAGCGAGTGCTTCTGCTTAAAATAGATGTCCAAGGCTGGGAATATCATGTCCTCAAAGGAGCAACAAAGTTGCTCTCAAGAAAGGGAAGCCAAGCACCATATCTCATATATGAGGAAGACGAGCGTTTGTTAGAGGCCAGCAATAGCACTTCCAAAGAGATCCGAGACTTCCTAAGTAGTGTGGGTTATAATGATTGCACCAAGCATGGCACGGATGCACACTGCACCAAGAAGGATGTAAGATGA